In one Mucilaginibacter ginsenosidivorax genomic region, the following are encoded:
- a CDS encoding sialate O-acetylesterase, whose translation MKSVKLLLIALCTSFIMPTYALVRLPQLVANGMVLQRNTHVNIWGWADAGEKISIQFQHKAFRTVTDKNGSWKMVLPAMPAGGPYTMDIQGSNRITISDILVGDVWFCSGQSNMALQMERVKEKYPDEIATASYPQIRNFFVKTEADVAKQHTDLQPGKWVKASPETVLGFGATSWFFAKRLYQKYHVPIGIINASVGGTPIEAWISEQGLMNIKPYYERVKQFGDAAFIDSVLKKHLPPNNPLNTSPLGIDKGLTGIKPWYDTAYVPHNWHHYWLPGYWADQGVKGLNGVVWFRKEVNLPASFEGKAAKLFLGRIIDADQTYVNGRLVGSITYQYPPRRYNVPAGLLKPGKNVIIVRVVNTADKGGFVPDKRYYLSVASDTIDLRGDWQYKVGQVFEPVKPVAEFIAQSEPTGLYNTMVAPVIKYTIKGMAWYQGESSVNSAKAYGILLKALIADWRDKWQQGNLPFVYAQLPNFNEAQYAPAESDWAELREGQLKALTLPGTGMAVTIDAGEWNDIHPLNKKTVGERLAIAAENVAYGDSNITPCGPVYQSARVDGNKIELTFKYTGTGLVAKNGDELSQFAIAGADKKFVWASAVIKGDKVLVWSDKISTPLYVRYAWADNPDGANLYNKEGLPASPFRTDKP comes from the coding sequence TACTTATGCTTTGGTGCGGCTGCCGCAGCTGGTTGCAAACGGCATGGTGCTGCAGCGCAATACCCATGTGAATATCTGGGGATGGGCGGATGCGGGCGAAAAAATCAGCATTCAGTTTCAGCACAAGGCTTTCCGTACGGTAACTGATAAAAATGGTTCATGGAAAATGGTTTTACCGGCAATGCCTGCGGGCGGGCCTTATACAATGGATATACAAGGCAGCAATCGCATCACCATCAGCGATATTTTAGTTGGCGATGTTTGGTTTTGTTCGGGCCAATCGAATATGGCTTTACAAATGGAGCGGGTAAAGGAAAAATACCCCGATGAGATAGCTACTGCCAGTTACCCGCAAATCAGGAACTTTTTTGTAAAAACCGAGGCCGATGTAGCCAAACAGCATACCGATCTACAACCGGGTAAATGGGTGAAGGCAAGTCCCGAAACGGTGTTGGGTTTTGGCGCCACATCGTGGTTTTTTGCCAAACGGCTTTATCAAAAATACCATGTGCCAATAGGTATCATTAACGCAAGTGTAGGGGGAACTCCCATAGAAGCCTGGATTAGTGAACAAGGACTCATGAATATCAAACCCTATTATGAAAGGGTAAAGCAATTTGGCGATGCCGCTTTTATAGATAGCGTTTTAAAAAAGCATTTGCCGCCTAATAACCCGCTGAATACATCCCCCTTAGGAATTGATAAGGGCTTAACAGGAATTAAACCATGGTACGATACCGCCTATGTGCCGCATAACTGGCACCATTACTGGCTCCCCGGTTACTGGGCCGACCAGGGCGTTAAAGGCCTTAATGGCGTGGTTTGGTTTCGGAAAGAAGTTAACCTTCCTGCATCTTTTGAAGGCAAAGCAGCTAAATTGTTTTTAGGGAGGATAATTGATGCCGATCAGACTTATGTTAACGGCAGGCTTGTAGGCAGCATTACCTACCAGTATCCGCCACGGCGTTATAATGTGCCGGCGGGTTTGTTGAAGCCGGGTAAAAATGTAATAATTGTGCGGGTGGTAAATACCGCGGACAAAGGCGGTTTTGTGCCCGATAAAAGATATTACCTGAGCGTAGCAAGTGACACGATCGACCTGCGCGGCGATTGGCAGTATAAAGTAGGGCAGGTGTTTGAGCCGGTTAAGCCCGTTGCCGAATTTATTGCCCAAAGTGAACCAACCGGCCTTTATAATACCATGGTTGCGCCGGTTATTAAATACACAATTAAAGGCATGGCCTGGTACCAGGGCGAAAGTAGCGTCAATAGCGCAAAAGCATATGGCATTTTATTAAAAGCCCTTATTGCCGACTGGCGCGATAAATGGCAACAGGGAAACCTTCCGTTTGTATATGCCCAGCTCCCTAATTTCAACGAGGCGCAATATGCACCAGCAGAAAGTGACTGGGCCGAATTACGGGAGGGGCAACTGAAGGCGCTTACGTTACCGGGTACAGGTATGGCAGTAACCATTGATGCCGGCGAGTGGAACGATATTCATCCGCTTAATAAAAAAACGGTAGGTGAGCGCCTGGCCATAGCCGCCGAAAATGTTGCTTATGGCGATAGTAATATAACCCCCTGCGGTCCGGTTTATCAATCGGCACGGGTAGATGGGAATAAAATTGAACTGACATTTAAGTATACAGGCACCGGGCTTGTTGCTAAAAATGGGGATGAACTATCGCAATTTGCTATAGCCGGTGCCGATAAAAAGTTTGTTTGGGCCAGTGCCGTTATTAAGGGCGATAAAGTGCTGGTATGGAGCGATAAGATATCAACGCCATTATATGTAAGGTATGCCTGGGCCGATAACCCCGACGGGGCCAACCTGTATAACAAAGA